A stretch of Lysobacter sp. K5869 DNA encodes these proteins:
- a CDS encoding N-acetylmuramoyl-L-alanine amidase, translating to MPPLNFALAPLPYEARLEPRDPAAIDLAVIHCTELPDLATAREYGERVLYPASGTGNSGHYYIDRDGATLRYVADERVAHHVRGYNPRSVGIELVNTGRYPHWLDSRHQAMDEAYPPAQIQALLALLADLRARLPALRWIAGHEDLDTALTEASDDPAVQVPRKRDPGPLFPWPRVLAGCGLERLRP from the coding sequence ATGCCGCCCCTGAATTTCGCGCTCGCGCCCCTGCCCTACGAAGCCCGCCTGGAGCCGCGCGATCCGGCCGCGATCGATCTGGCGGTGATCCACTGCACCGAGTTGCCGGATCTGGCGACCGCGCGCGAATACGGCGAGCGCGTGCTCTATCCGGCCTCCGGCACCGGCAACAGCGGCCATTACTACATCGACCGCGACGGCGCGACGCTGCGCTACGTCGCCGACGAGCGCGTCGCCCACCACGTGCGCGGCTACAACCCGCGTTCGGTCGGGATCGAACTGGTCAACACCGGGCGTTATCCGCATTGGCTGGATTCGCGCCATCAGGCGATGGACGAGGCCTATCCGCCGGCGCAGATCCAGGCGCTGCTGGCCCTGCTCGCCGACCTGCGCGCGCGCTTGCCGGCGCTGCGCTGGATCGCCGGGCACGAGGATCTGGACACCGCTCTGACCGAAGCCAGCGACGATCCGGCCGTGCAAGTGCCGCGCAAGCGCGATCCCGGCCCGCTGTTCCCGTGGCCGCGGGTGCTCGCCGGCTGCGGCCTGGAACGTCTGCGGCCCTGA
- a CDS encoding MOSC domain-containing protein, whose amino-acid sequence MTTLPPADSALGKLMATLPRPGRVEWIGVRPARGVAMREVDEVVAQAGMGLDGDRYQGGSGKRGITLIQAEHLPAIAALAGLDAVAPATLRRNIVVSGLPLMALKGRRFRLGEALLETTESCDPCSMMEAALGPGGYNAMRGHGGWCARIVEGGIIRRGDALVPAGDAAA is encoded by the coding sequence ATGACCACCCTGCCGCCCGCCGATTCCGCGCTAGGAAAACTCATGGCCACGCTGCCGCGGCCGGGCCGGGTCGAGTGGATCGGCGTGCGGCCGGCGCGCGGGGTCGCGATGCGCGAGGTCGACGAGGTGGTGGCGCAGGCGGGCATGGGCCTGGACGGCGACCGCTACCAAGGCGGCAGCGGCAAGCGCGGCATCACCCTGATCCAGGCCGAACACCTGCCGGCGATCGCGGCCCTGGCCGGGCTCGACGCGGTCGCGCCGGCGACCCTGCGCCGCAATATCGTGGTGTCGGGTCTGCCGCTGATGGCGCTCAAGGGCCGCCGCTTCCGTCTCGGCGAGGCGCTGCTGGAGACCACCGAATCCTGCGATCCGTGTTCGATGATGGAAGCCGCGCTCGGCCCGGGCGGCTACAACGCGATGCGCGGGCACGGCGGCTGGTGCGCGCGCATCGTCGAGGGCGGGATCATCCGCCGCGGCGACGCGTTGGTGCCGGCGGGCGATGCGGCGGCGTGA
- a CDS encoding RNA polymerase sigma factor, translating to MNADALHSLIGHDLPLASRGDTAAYSRIVGACQNSITAIALAMVRDVHASEDIAQEAFLSAWQNIRKLHNPSSFLPWLRQITRNLARDHLRGRGRQPREVEDAELAIELAADPEPGAIERLLEAERTRVAAELISALPDESREVLLLYYREGQSSQQVAALLGLSDAAVRKRLSRARGAVREELMDRFAAFARASAPSVGFTTLVASALGVLAPPTIATAALVGGAAGSGLAGKFGLGAASASGGAAGGGALALLQQAAAPHGAHAALQVFLREGGLGGILGGVAGGAIVGYVMTRYLFAYAADGDERRDIVRVVIWLCMSAAAGCLGFLAVMAATPGWIASGAYTLLFVALATWQSLVWMPRRLAPMFERVHRETGRDPRRSRCYRWLMSVPAMVWSNALLLLTMAWVLYREGRFG from the coding sequence ATGAACGCCGACGCCCTGCACTCGCTGATCGGCCACGACCTGCCGCTGGCCTCGCGCGGCGACACCGCCGCCTATTCGCGCATCGTCGGCGCCTGCCAGAACTCGATCACCGCCATCGCCCTGGCGATGGTGCGCGACGTCCACGCCAGCGAGGACATCGCCCAAGAGGCCTTCCTCAGCGCGTGGCAGAACATCCGCAAGCTGCACAATCCGTCCAGCTTCCTGCCGTGGCTGCGCCAGATCACCCGCAACCTCGCCCGCGACCACCTGCGCGGGCGCGGACGCCAGCCGCGCGAGGTCGAGGACGCCGAACTGGCGATCGAACTGGCCGCCGATCCCGAACCCGGCGCGATCGAGCGCCTGCTCGAAGCCGAACGCACCCGCGTCGCCGCCGAGCTGATCTCGGCGCTGCCCGACGAAAGTCGCGAAGTGCTGTTGCTGTACTACCGCGAAGGCCAGAGTTCGCAGCAAGTCGCCGCCCTGCTCGGTCTCAGCGACGCGGCGGTGCGCAAGCGCCTGTCGCGCGCGCGCGGCGCGGTGCGCGAGGAATTGATGGACCGCTTCGCGGCCTTCGCCCGCGCCAGCGCGCCGTCGGTCGGCTTCACCACGCTGGTGGCTTCGGCGCTGGGCGTGCTGGCGCCGCCGACGATCGCCACCGCGGCGCTGGTCGGCGGCGCCGCCGGTTCCGGCCTGGCCGGCAAATTCGGGCTCGGCGCGGCCAGCGCCAGCGGCGGCGCGGCCGGCGGCGGCGCGCTCGCGCTGTTGCAGCAGGCCGCCGCGCCGCACGGCGCGCACGCCGCGTTGCAGGTGTTCCTGCGCGAAGGCGGACTGGGCGGCATCCTCGGCGGCGTCGCCGGCGGCGCCATCGTCGGCTATGTCATGACGCGTTACTTGTTCGCGTACGCCGCCGACGGCGACGAGCGCCGCGACATCGTGCGCGTGGTGATCTGGCTGTGCATGAGCGCCGCGGCGGGGTGCCTGGGGTTTCTCGCGGTCATGGCGGCCACCCCGGGCTGGATCGCCTCCGGCGCGTACACCTTGTTGTTCGTGGCGCTCGCGACCTGGCAAAGCCTGGTGTGGATGCCGCGCCGCCTCGCGCCGATGTTCGAGCGCGTGCATCGCGAAACCGGCCGCGACCCGCGCCGAAGCCGCTGTTATCGCTGGCTGATGAGCGTGCCGGCGATGGTGTGGAGCAACGCCTTGCTGCTGTTGACGATGGCCTGGGTGCTGTATCGCGAAGGCCGCTTCGGCTGA
- a CDS encoding NTF2 fold immunity protein, translated as MFADFAAAMNAWEVEAYALSRPENGGLEPHLERIRTGLNAIYARFLTAKERKTGRLAGPDVGFPPEYDPANESVVGAEDLGRKCMLETLWTHPTMRHYTQRRRYTLMFAHDRWWIDKKETFSAVKGKWTNQVL; from the coding sequence TTGTTCGCCGATTTCGCCGCGGCGATGAACGCATGGGAGGTCGAGGCCTACGCGCTCAGCCGCCCCGAAAACGGCGGGCTGGAGCCGCACCTGGAGCGCATCCGGACCGGGTTGAACGCGATCTACGCTCGCTTCCTGACCGCGAAAGAGCGCAAGACCGGCCGCCTGGCCGGCCCCGATGTCGGCTTCCCGCCCGAATACGACCCGGCCAACGAAAGCGTCGTCGGCGCGGAGGATCTCGGCAGGAAGTGCATGTTGGAAACGCTGTGGACGCATCCGACGATGCGGCATTACACGCAACGTCGGCGCTACACGCTGATGTTCGCCCACGACCGCTGGTGGATCGACAAGAAAGAAACCTTCAGCGCGGTGAAGGGCAAATGGACGAATCAGGTTTTGTGA
- the aqpZ gene encoding aquaporin Z, producing the protein MIKRLGAEFIGTFWLVLGGCGSAVLAANFGGAGNPLGIGLLGVALAFGLTVLTGAYALGHISGGHFNPAVSFGLWAGGRFPAKDLLPYIVAQVLGAILAGFILFHIASGTGSFSIDPNAAGAFASNGYDLMSPGGYSAASAFLTEVVMTAMFLVIILGATHKNAPAGFAPIAIGLGLTLIHLISIPVTNTSVNPARSTGVALFAGSAALGQLWMFWVAPILGGLIGGAVYRWLGKDD; encoded by the coding sequence ATGATCAAGCGACTGGGTGCGGAGTTCATCGGTACCTTCTGGCTGGTGCTCGGCGGTTGCGGCAGCGCCGTGCTCGCGGCCAATTTCGGCGGCGCCGGCAACCCGCTCGGCATCGGCCTGCTCGGCGTGGCGCTGGCGTTCGGCCTGACCGTGCTGACCGGCGCCTACGCGCTGGGCCACATCTCCGGCGGCCACTTCAATCCGGCGGTGAGCTTCGGCTTGTGGGCCGGCGGCCGCTTCCCCGCCAAAGACTTGTTGCCCTACATCGTCGCCCAGGTGCTCGGCGCGATCCTCGCCGGCTTCATCCTGTTCCACATCGCCAGCGGCACCGGCAGCTTCAGCATCGATCCCAACGCGGCCGGCGCCTTCGCCAGCAACGGCTACGACCTGATGTCGCCGGGCGGCTATTCCGCGGCCTCGGCGTTCCTGACCGAAGTGGTGATGACCGCGATGTTCCTGGTGATCATCCTCGGCGCGACCCACAAGAACGCGCCGGCCGGCTTCGCGCCGATCGCCATCGGCCTGGGCCTGACCTTGATCCACCTCATCAGCATTCCGGTGACCAACACCTCGGTGAATCCGGCGCGCTCGACCGGCGTGGCCCTGTTCGCGGGCAGCGCAGCGCTGGGGCAGCTGTGGATGTTCTGGGTGGCGCCGATCCTGGGCGGCCTGATCGGCGGCGCGGTGTATCGGTGGTTGGGCAAGGACGACTGA
- the rlmKL gene encoding bifunctional 23S rRNA (guanine(2069)-N(7))-methyltransferase RlmK/23S rRNA (guanine(2445)-N(2))-methyltransferase RlmL, with protein MSKFYASCGKGLEYLLADELAALGCARATAATAGANVEGTLADAQRAVLWSRLASRVLWPIAEFDCPDEHALYAGVAALPWPEHLEAVHTLAVDAHVSGEAITHARYAAQRVKDAVVDVMRAQTGARPDVDTEAPDLRLNLVVRKGRAVLSIDLGGGPLHRRGWRQHQGEAPLKENLAAAVLLRGQWPKLYAQGGALFDPMCGSGTLLIEGALMAADVAPGLLRHGLLPPTRWRGFDFAGWRALCDEARARETAGLTALRPVFAGSDIDPQAIRAARENEAMAGLAGLIRWDVAAVESLRVVPEPLRATARADVANDATSSSDRDPRESGDPGLHRDESASANNNSEAGQPRGSADGSPAVGDSATPVGLAVCNPPYDARLAADPALYRGLGDALKRLVPSWRASLLCGDPALAQATGLRASKKYQLFNGAIECALIVCDPIARVGHAEQRAKEQDAAPQPLSEGAQMVANRLRKNLRKLKSWRQREGVSCFRAYDADLPEYAAAIDVYASDEAAPRVYLHVQEYAAPADIPEADQRRRRNELLAAAREVFEVPRDRIALKTRARGKGGSKYGQFDQRGEFVPVREGAARLRVNLFDYLDTGLFLDHRPIRLRIAEEARNKRFLNLFAYTGAASVHAAVGGAAETTTVDLSATYLQWCADNLRENGIGGAQHRLIHADAIAWLEADRGRFDLIFCDPPTFSNSARADDFDIQREHVRLLRAAVARLADNGVLYFSNNFRRFRLDEDAIAQFARCEDITAATIPPDFERDARIHRCWRLEPR; from the coding sequence ATGAGCAAGTTCTACGCAAGCTGCGGCAAGGGTTTGGAATACCTGTTGGCCGACGAACTGGCCGCGCTGGGTTGCGCGCGCGCCACCGCCGCCACCGCCGGCGCCAATGTCGAAGGCACCCTGGCCGACGCCCAGCGCGCGGTGCTGTGGTCGCGGCTGGCCAGCCGCGTGCTGTGGCCGATCGCCGAATTCGATTGCCCCGACGAACACGCGCTGTACGCCGGCGTCGCCGCGCTGCCGTGGCCCGAGCACCTGGAAGCGGTGCACACCCTGGCGGTGGACGCGCACGTGTCCGGCGAAGCCATCACCCACGCGCGCTACGCCGCGCAGCGGGTCAAGGACGCGGTCGTCGACGTCATGCGCGCGCAGACCGGCGCGCGTCCGGACGTGGACACCGAAGCGCCGGACCTGCGCTTGAATCTGGTGGTGCGCAAGGGCCGCGCAGTGTTGTCGATCGATCTGGGCGGCGGCCCGTTGCATCGCCGCGGCTGGCGCCAGCATCAGGGCGAGGCGCCGCTGAAGGAGAATCTGGCCGCGGCGGTGCTGCTGCGCGGCCAATGGCCGAAGCTCTACGCGCAGGGCGGCGCGCTGTTCGACCCGATGTGCGGCAGCGGCACGCTGCTGATCGAAGGCGCGCTGATGGCCGCCGACGTCGCGCCGGGCTTGCTGCGCCACGGCCTGCTGCCGCCGACGCGCTGGCGCGGCTTCGATTTCGCCGGCTGGCGCGCGCTGTGCGACGAAGCGCGCGCGCGCGAAACCGCCGGTTTGACCGCGCTGCGGCCGGTGTTCGCCGGCAGCGATATCGACCCGCAGGCGATCCGCGCGGCGCGCGAGAACGAGGCGATGGCGGGTTTGGCGGGATTGATCCGCTGGGACGTGGCGGCGGTGGAGTCGTTGCGGGTCGTGCCGGAGCCGTTGCGCGCGACGGCGCGAGCCGACGTCGCGAACGACGCCACGTCCTCCTCCGACCGTGATCCCCGCGAAAGCGGTGATCCAGGGCTTCACCGCGACGAATCCGCCAGCGCGAACAACAACAGCGAAGCCGGGCAGCCGCGCGGCTCCGCCGACGGTTCTCCGGCGGTTGGCGATTCGGCTACCCCAGTTGGACTGGCCGTCTGCAACCCTCCCTACGACGCCCGCCTCGCCGCCGATCCCGCGCTTTACCGCGGCCTCGGCGACGCGCTCAAGCGCTTGGTGCCGTCGTGGCGCGCCAGCCTGCTGTGCGGCGATCCCGCGCTGGCCCAGGCCACCGGCCTGCGTGCGAGCAAGAAATACCAGCTGTTCAACGGCGCGATCGAATGCGCGCTGATCGTCTGCGATCCCATCGCCCGCGTCGGCCACGCCGAGCAGCGCGCCAAGGAACAAGACGCCGCGCCGCAGCCGCTCAGCGAAGGCGCGCAGATGGTCGCCAACCGGCTGCGCAAGAACCTGCGCAAGCTCAAGTCCTGGCGCCAGCGCGAGGGCGTGAGCTGCTTCCGCGCCTACGACGCCGATCTGCCCGAATACGCCGCGGCCATCGACGTCTACGCCAGCGACGAAGCCGCGCCGCGGGTCTATCTGCACGTGCAGGAATACGCCGCGCCGGCCGACATCCCCGAAGCCGACCAGCGCCGCCGCCGCAACGAACTGCTGGCGGCCGCGCGCGAAGTGTTCGAGGTGCCGCGCGACCGCATCGCGCTGAAGACCCGCGCGCGCGGCAAGGGCGGCAGCAAGTACGGCCAGTTCGACCAGCGCGGCGAGTTCGTGCCGGTGCGCGAGGGCGCCGCGCGCCTGCGCGTGAACCTGTTCGATTATCTCGACACCGGCCTGTTCCTCGACCACCGCCCGATCCGCCTGCGCATCGCCGAGGAGGCACGCAACAAGCGCTTCCTCAACCTGTTCGCCTACACCGGCGCGGCCAGCGTGCACGCGGCGGTCGGCGGCGCGGCGGAAACCACCACGGTCGATCTGTCGGCGACCTACCTGCAATGGTGCGCCGACAACCTGCGCGAGAACGGCATCGGCGGCGCCCAGCACCGCTTGATCCACGCCGACGCGATCGCCTGGCTGGAGGCCGACCGCGGCCGCTTCGACCTGATCTTCTGCGACCCGCCGACGTTCTCCAACTCCGCGCGCGCCGACGATTTCGACATCCAGCGCGAACACGTGCGCTTGCTGCGCGCGGCGGTGGCGCGTCTGGCCGACAACGGCGTGCTGTATTTCTCCAACAACTTCCGCCGCTTCCGCCTGGACGAGGACGCCATCGCCCAGTTCGCGCGCTGCGAGGACATCACCGCCGCGACGATTCCGCCGGACTTCGAGCGCGATGCGCGCATCCACCGCTGCTGGCGACTGGAGCCGCGCTGA
- the tesB gene encoding acyl-CoA thioesterase II, whose product MTSSPVSELIELLSLERLEDNLFRGQSRDIGTKYVFGGQVLGQALSAAQATLDSARSAHSLHAYFLKAGDIEAPIVYQADRTRDGGSFSVRRVTAIQHGQPIFFLAASFQVDQEGGEHQLSMPEVPKPEDIAPAPPVPPEVMATLPNKVQRWLSRQGPFEFRHVYPRDELNPPKRPPYQQVWFRLSERVGDAPELHRALLAYASDFHLLGTATFPHGISYYQPNVQMASLDHALWFHRPFRADEWLLYSIDSPSAQGARGLARGQIYDRDGHLVASTAQEGLIRVVTDQAAAAHVPAKE is encoded by the coding sequence ATGACCTCCTCTCCCGTCTCCGAACTGATCGAACTGCTGTCGCTGGAACGGCTCGAAGACAACCTGTTCCGCGGCCAGAGCCGCGACATCGGCACCAAGTACGTGTTCGGCGGTCAGGTGCTCGGACAGGCGCTGTCGGCGGCGCAGGCGACCTTGGATTCGGCGCGCTCGGCGCATTCGCTGCACGCGTATTTCCTCAAGGCCGGCGACATCGAGGCGCCGATCGTCTATCAGGCCGACCGCACCCGCGACGGCGGCAGTTTCTCGGTGCGCCGGGTCACCGCGATCCAGCACGGCCAGCCGATCTTCTTCCTCGCCGCCTCGTTCCAGGTCGACCAAGAAGGCGGCGAGCATCAGCTGTCGATGCCGGAAGTGCCCAAGCCCGAGGACATCGCGCCCGCGCCGCCGGTGCCGCCGGAGGTGATGGCGACGCTGCCGAACAAAGTGCAGCGCTGGCTCTCGCGGCAGGGGCCGTTCGAGTTCCGCCACGTGTATCCGCGCGACGAACTCAACCCGCCCAAGCGTCCGCCGTATCAGCAAGTGTGGTTCCGCCTGAGCGAACGCGTCGGCGACGCGCCGGAGCTGCATCGCGCGCTGCTGGCCTACGCGTCCGACTTCCATCTGCTCGGCACCGCCACGTTTCCGCACGGCATCAGCTACTACCAGCCGAACGTGCAGATGGCCTCGCTCGATCACGCGCTGTGGTTCCATCGCCCGTTCCGCGCCGACGAGTGGCTGCTGTATTCGATCGACAGCCCCAGCGCGCAGGGCGCGCGCGGTTTGGCGCGCGGGCAAATCTACGACCGCGACGGCCACCTGGTGGCCAGCACCGCGCAGGAAGGCTTGATCCGCGTCGTGACCGATCAGGCCGCGGCCGCGCACGTACCGGCGAAGGAATGA
- a CDS encoding pirin family protein, translating to MATTATTYARVGRKLRGQATSDGAGVRLTRVIGGPQLPDLDPFLLLDEFGTDQPEDYLAGFPEHPHRGFETVTYMLDGRMRHRDNHGNEGVLVPGSVQWMTAGRGLVHSEMPEQEEGRMRGFQLWVNLPAREKMTEPKYQEFAPERIVQLTPADGVRVKLIAGQIGDVRGPIRQPATDPVYIDVELQSGAAWEYELPEGHNAFVYVYEGGVSLGDGEDARAVDAQEMVVLAGGSTLKLGDAGRGSRLIVVAGRPLREPVARYGPFVMNTKQEIMQAFVDFQEGKF from the coding sequence ATGGCCACCACCGCCACCACTTACGCCCGCGTCGGCCGCAAGCTGCGCGGCCAGGCCACGTCCGACGGTGCGGGCGTCCGCCTGACCCGCGTCATCGGCGGGCCGCAGTTGCCCGACCTCGATCCGTTCCTGCTGCTCGACGAGTTCGGCACCGACCAGCCCGAGGACTACCTCGCCGGTTTCCCCGAGCACCCGCACCGCGGCTTCGAGACCGTCACCTACATGCTCGACGGCCGCATGCGCCATCGCGACAACCACGGCAACGAAGGCGTGCTGGTGCCCGGCAGCGTGCAGTGGATGACCGCCGGCCGCGGCCTGGTGCATTCGGAGATGCCCGAGCAGGAGGAAGGCCGCATGCGCGGCTTCCAACTGTGGGTGAATCTGCCGGCGCGCGAGAAGATGACCGAGCCCAAGTATCAGGAGTTCGCGCCCGAGCGCATCGTCCAGCTGACGCCGGCCGACGGCGTGCGGGTGAAGCTGATCGCCGGCCAGATCGGCGACGTGCGCGGGCCGATCCGCCAGCCGGCGACCGACCCGGTCTACATCGACGTCGAGCTGCAGTCCGGCGCGGCCTGGGAGTACGAACTGCCCGAAGGCCACAACGCGTTCGTCTACGTGTACGAAGGCGGTGTGTCGCTCGGCGACGGCGAGGATGCGCGCGCGGTCGACGCGCAGGAAATGGTGGTGTTGGCGGGCGGTTCGACGCTGAAGCTCGGCGATGCCGGCCGCGGCAGCCGCCTGATCGTGGTCGCCGGCCGGCCGCTGCGCGAGCCGGTGGCGCGTTACGGTCCGTTCGTGATGAACACCAAGCAGGAAATCATGCAGGCGTTCGTCGATTTCCAGGAAGGCAAGTTCTGA
- a CDS encoding methyltransferase domain-containing protein produces MKPQRKPGAWTFFRQWLKNPLRVAAVAPSSAELAAAMIAELPDDAARVIELGGGTGAITRALLDAGIRDQDLLVLELNEELHAHLQVRFPRVPVLLGDARMLPALAREQGYLSDGPADAVVSGLGLLAMPHPLQRDIIAAAFQCLRPGGVFVQFTYGPAAPVADAVARQLSLRVRRGEFVLRNVPPATVYVYTRAAG; encoded by the coding sequence ATGAAGCCGCAGCGCAAACCCGGCGCCTGGACGTTCTTCCGCCAGTGGCTCAAGAACCCGCTGCGGGTGGCCGCGGTGGCGCCGTCGAGCGCGGAACTGGCCGCGGCGATGATCGCCGAACTGCCCGACGACGCGGCGCGCGTGATCGAACTCGGCGGCGGCACCGGCGCGATCACCCGCGCCTTGCTCGACGCCGGCATCCGCGATCAGGACCTGCTGGTGCTGGAGCTCAACGAAGAGCTGCACGCGCACCTGCAGGTGCGCTTCCCGCGCGTGCCGGTGCTGCTCGGCGACGCGCGCATGCTGCCGGCGCTGGCGCGCGAGCAGGGCTATCTGAGCGACGGCCCGGCCGACGCGGTGGTGTCCGGGCTCGGCTTGCTGGCGATGCCGCATCCCTTGCAGCGCGACATCATCGCCGCCGCGTTCCAGTGCCTGCGCCCCGGCGGCGTGTTCGTGCAGTTCACCTACGGCCCGGCCGCGCCGGTTGCCGATGCGGTGGCGCGGCAACTGTCGCTGCGCGTGCGCCGCGGCGAGTTCGTGCTGCGCAACGTGCCGCCGGCGACGGTGTACGTCTACACCCGCGCGGCGGGCTGA